The region CAGTCGCGCGCCCCATACCTGAATCTGTTCCAGGAACCACTGATAGGCTTCCGGCTGACGACCGTCGCAGTAAACCACCACCTGCTTAGCCAGGCTGCCGCTGTCCGGTCCAAACATCGGGTGCAGACCCAGAACCGGGCCGGTATGCGCAGCCAGCATCGCCTGCAGCGGACCATTTTTGACGGAGGCCAGATCCACCAGGATACAGTCTTTCGGTAAAGGAGGAAGCTTTCCGACGATCTGCTCCGTCACGTGGATCGGCACGCTGACGATAACCATCCCGGCATCCTTCATGAGTTCCGGTGCCTGCGCCCAGTCCTCTTTTTCCAGAATGCGCACCTGATACCCAGAAAGCGTCAGCATTTTTTCAAACAGACGCCCCATCTGTCCCGCACCGCCGACAATCACCACCGGCCGCAGGGACGGGCAGAGGGTTTTAAAGCCTTTGTCGTTTTCGCTGGAATAGGATTCCCGCATCACGCGACGCAGAACATCTTCAATCAAGTCCGGAGAAACGCCCAGCGCCTGCGCCTCTTTACGACGGGAGGCCAGCATTGAGGCTTCGCGCTCCGGGACGTAAATCGGCAGGCCGTATTTGCTTTTCACCTCACCGACTTCGGCAACCAGCGCCATGCGGCGCGCCAGCAGGTCCAGCAGCGCCTTATCCACTTCATCAATTTGATCGCGCAGTGCGGTCAATTCAGCAACCATAACTAACCTCTTAAGCCAGACGCGTCGCCAGCTGGCCGTTCAAATCTTTGTGGATCTCACGCAGCAGCGCATCGGTGGTTTCCCAGCTGATGCAGGCATCCGTCACGGAGACGCCGTGCTTCATTGCGCTACGCGGTTGTTCCGATGACTGATTGCCTTCATGAATGTTGCTCTCAATCATCAGACCAATAATCGAACGGTTGCCATCTTTGATCTGTGCGATCACGGATTCCGCAACCGCAGGCTGGCGACGGTAATCTTTATTTGAATTACCATGGCTGCAATCTACCATCAGTGCCGGGCGCAGTCCCGCCTGCTCCATCTCTTTTTCACACTGCGCCACGTCCGCCGGGCTGTAGTTAGGTGCTTTCCCGCCGCGCAGGATCACATGGCCGTCCGGGTTGCCCTGCGTTTGCAGGAGGCATACCTGGCCCGCCTGGTTGATACCGACAAAACGGTGCGGCATCGCAGCAGCGCGCATGGCGTTGATTGCCGTCGCCAGGCTGCCATCGGTACCGTTTTTAAAGCCAACCGGCATCGACAGGCCAGACGCCATCTCGCGGTGGGTTTGCGATTCTGTGGTACGCGCACCAATCGCCGACCAGCTGAACAGATCGCCCAGGTACTGCGGGCTGTTCGGGTCCAGCGCTTCGGTTGCCAGCGGCAGCCCCATGCTGACCAGCTCCACCAGCAGGCGACGCGCAATCTTCAGGCCTGCTTCCACATCAAACGAGCCATCCATGTGCGGATCGTTAATCAACCCTTTCCAGCCGACGGTCGTACGTGGCTTCTCAAAATAGACGCGCATCACCAGATAGAGGCTATCGCTGACCTCCTCCGCTAACGCTTTAAATCGACGAGCATATTCTATGGCGGTTTCAGGATCGTGAATGGAGCAAGGACCGCATACCACCAGCAGGCGCGGATCGCGGCCGGCGATAATGTCAGAAATGGTCTGGCGAGAGTGCTCGATCTGAGCCTCCTGCGCGACGCTCAGCGGAAATTCCGCTTTCAGTTGATCCGGAGTGATTAACACCTGTTCGTCAGTGATATGTACGTTGTTCAGCGCGTCTTTTTGCATGATGGCGATCCTGTAAAGCTCGTTTGCGATAGTTATTTTCCTCAATGAGGTGAAACCACGATACCATAAAAAGTAAACATTTCAATCCAAAATACGTAAACTTTACTTTACACATACCAATTTATTGCAAAAATAAGCCGATAAAAACGTAAACTTTAAATTACAGACAGGTTTTCTTTAGCCAGGCTATGCTGAAGAAAAAAGGAGAATGGCTATGCGTTCAATTGCTCTCGCGCTGTTGTCGCTGTTTTTAACCGGCTGTCAGATCAATCCTTATACCTTCCAGCCCGACTGGACCAGCCCATCCTGGTTTGATGCAGGTAAAGAAGACGCCATGAATGGCCTGCCGGTTAAAGATAACCAGGCCCTGGCCGATAGTTTTAACGACACACACGTTGATCGTAGCGAATATCTTCGCGGCTATGCTGACGGTCAGAAAAAAGTCTGCGAAGAAGGGTTTATTCACGCCTGGGGATTAGCCGGCAAATCTTTCCCTGCCAGTTGCGATACAGCCGAAAATGCGGCCAAACTGCGTGCGTCATGGCAGCAAGGGATGGATGAAAGTATGCGCTCCAGCAGACTGAATTAATCTAATTTCATCCACCGGAAAATAAACAACAGTAGGATTTAGCTTAGGTCGGCCTCATGCTATTTCTGACATAATGACGGCCCTGATAAACAATGGTATTCTGCCCGCAACTCTTAAGGACATCTATTTCCAGAGCGATGTGGCGGATTCTGGTGAGAAATTTATTCTTGATCTCTTTTTTCCGACTCACTCTGGTGCTAACGCTGTTCCTTATGGTGGGCCCTGCGGCGGCAGGCACGCTTACGGAAACGGATAAATCGGTACGCTCGATTGTCTCAGGCATTGTGAGCTATACGCGATGGCCGTCACTTTCCGGGCAGCCTAAACTCTGCGTCTACGCCACTTCTCACTATACGCACGCCCTCAGCGGCGATGAGGGGCATAGCGAGTTACCTTATACTCCCGTTATTGTACGTAACGATCAGGAAGCCCTGGCCGCGACGTGCGATGCGATCTATTTCGGGTCTGAATCACCGGCAAAACAACTTGAATTAATAAGTCAATATCAGGGCAGAGCGTTGCTATTAATCTCAGAGCAAAATCCGGAATGTGTAATTGGCAGTGCCTTTTGCCTGATAATCGATCGCGGCCAGGTACGGTTCGCCGTCAACCTGGATGCATTGACGCGCAGTGGCGTAAGAGTCAATCCGGATGTATTAATGCTTGCACGGAATAAGCAGCATGGATAAAGATTTCACTTCAACGCCACGTCCGACGTTTAAAAGAACGTTGAGGCGAAACAGCATGATAAGCGTCATCATCACGATGACGTTAATATGGCTGCTGCTCTGTTTTGCTTCCGTCGTGACGTTAAAACAATACGCGCAAAAGAATCTCGAATTAACCGGCGCAACAATGAGCCACAGCCTGGAAGCGTCGCTGGTGTTCAACGACTCGCTGGCGGCCAACGAAACGCTGGCCGCCCTGGGCAAACAGGGCCAGTTTGCCGTGGCCGAGGTTATTAACGCGCATAAAAAGCGGTTTGCCTACTGGTCGTGGAACCCGGCGGACAACAACGATACGCTGGGCGCACTGGTCAGCCGCTGGCTTTTCCCCGTACCGGTTGCGCAGCCCATCATGCATAACGGCGCAACGATCGGCGAAATTCGCCTTACCGCGCGTGACAGCCTGATCGGCCATTTCATCTGGATGTCGTTTGCCGTACTGACCGGCTGCATTCTCTTTGCCGCCGTGGTCGCGCTCATCATTACCCAGTCTTTGCATCACGGGATGGTCACGGCCCTGCAGAACATTACCGACGTGGTGCATGACGTTCGTACTAACCGTAACTTCTCCCGCCGGGTGAAAGACGGCCGTATCGAAGAGTTTCACCAGTTTGGTGAGGACTTCAACAGCCTTCTGGATGAGATGGAGGAGTGGCAACTCAAGCTCCAGGCGAAAAACGCCCAGCTGCTGCGTACCGCCATGCACGACCCGCTCACCGGTCTTGCCAACCGCGCGGCGTTTCGTAACAGCATTGCGGCCTTAATGAACGACCCTTCTGCCAAAACGAACTCGGCCCTGCTCTTCCTCGACGGTGATAATTTTAAGTTTATTAACGACACCTGGGGACATGCGGCAGGAGACTGCGTGCTGATTGAAGTCGCCAGCAGGATGATGGAGTTTGGCGACAAACGTCACCAGGCATACCGCCTTGGCGGGGACGAATTTGCCATGGTGCTGTACGGCGTGCACTCTGAACTTGAGGTTCAACATATTTGTGCTGCGCTATCGCAGCAGTTTATCCGTCCGTTTGATCTTCATAACGGACAAAAAGCATCGATGTCACTCAGCATTGGCTTTGCTCTGGCGTGGGAAAATGCTTCCGTGGAAGCATTACTGGAGAGGGCTGACCGCAACATGTACCAGGTGAAAAACCAGCGTACGAAAACAACAAGTTAGAAGGGATACACTATGTTAAAACGTTACTTCGCGCCGATAGTTCTGGCCTCACTGGTTCTGGCAGGCTGTCAGTCGCCGCCGGAAGGTAAATTTACTCCTGAGCAAATTTCGGCGATGAAGTCTTACGGTTTTAACGAACTGAACGGTGACTGGTCGCTTGGCATGTCGGACACCATCCTGTTTGATAAAAATGACGCCAGACTGCGCCCGGAAAGTGAAACGCAGATCCAGTCCATGGCCTCTCGCCTGGCGGAAACCGGCCTGAACCACGCGCGAATGGACGGTCACACGGATAATTACGGTGAAGAAAGCTACAACGAAGCGCTGTCGTTAAAACGCGCCAATGCCGTGGCCGATGCCTGGGCGAAGGGCGCAAATATCCCGCGCAGCAATCTCACCACGCGGGGGTTAGGTCAAAAATACCCGGTTGCGAGCAACAGTACCCCGCAAGGGCGCGCTGAAAACCGCCGCGTCGCAGTGGTGATCAGCACGCCATAGGGTTATTTAGCGGAGGATTCGGCGAGCGTCACCCGGGTTGCCGCTCGCCAGCGCAGCCAGTCCACCAGAACAAACAGCGCCAGACTCATGCCCATGACCGGCAAGGCCAGCCCCAGCAGTATGCTGATTACCACCGTAACCCCTCTTCCCCATCCTGACAGCGCCAGCCAGCTCTGACAAAGCGTCTGTACCGGACTCACTGCCGACCGTGCCGGACGACGCATCCACCACATCCGGTAACCCCAAATGATGAGCGCGCACAGGGCGAGGCCGAACGCCACCAGCAGCAGCTGATTCACCAGCCCGAATAAGATCCCCATATGGAAATCCACGCCCCAGCGGGTCAGTTTTGCCATTAACGGGAAATCCTCGAAACGGGTTCTGTCCAGGACCTGCATCGTCGAAGGATCAACCGCAACGGCGTCCACCTGAGTCGGCCAGCTGCGATCGATTTCCGTCACGGTCCAGGCGCTATCCGCCGTTTTTGCCGGGCGGATCTCCAGCCTCTTGGCATCAATTCCTGCGTTACGGGCCGCGCTTAATACTCCGTCAAACTGCGTCAGATCCATCGCCATTTCCGGCATCATCATTCCGCCGTGATGGCCCCGGTGTTCGGCATGCTCATCCACGATCTCCTGTTGGCCGGAAAGCGTCGTGTTCACCTGCGGGGTGAGCCAGTTCATCTCTGCCCGCAGCTTATCGACGTTCCCGCCTGCCCATTGAGACCATGTCAGGCCGGTTGCAGAGAACAGCAACATTCCACCCAGCAGACTCCAGCCCAGCGTCACGTGCAGGCGACGACGATTCTGGAAGCGATTGTTGATCCGCCGTTTGGGTCGGGTATAAAACCACAGGGCAATACCGCCCAACGCGGCAACCCACATCCAGGAGGCGGCAAGCTCGCTGTAGAGCCGGCCCACGTCGCCCAGCATCAGAGAGGTATGCAGATAATCGATGGTCTGACGCAGCGGTAAAATCCCGCTGGTGCCGTATACCGTCATATCTCCCAGCACCGCCAGGCTTACCGGATCAATAAAAATAGCCCGGTTCTCCGATGGCCCAAGCGTCGGGTCAGCAAACATTACGCGGGTAGTTTCGCCTTCAGCCAGCCCCGGACGCACGGCGTGCAATTGCAAATCTGAGCCAACGGTTTTTTCCGCCACGGCGATTTGCTCCGCCAGCGGCTGCAGCTCGCCTACGGAATCCGTGTGGAGCGCGTGCCGGTAGAGCGCATTCTCCAGCTGTGGAGTCGCCACATATAGCGTACCGGTCAGCGCGGCAAAGAAGATAAACGGACCAACAAAAAGCCCGACGTAGAAATGGAGGCGACGCAGCAGGTTTCCCCATGCCGCGCGCGGAGTGCAGGTAGTCATACTTTTCCTTTTTAAGGCAGTAAGTTATCGATTTATTTTTTCAAGGGAAAAAGCAGACTGCCGCGGCGGCGCGCGGGTATCAGGGTAAAGCCAGGGGAAAAAGTGCCAGTGACTGACCGCCTGGCGCGGCGGCTTAACGCGAAGCCTCTGCAGCACCACGCTGAGCAGGACGATGAGCGCCAGCATCACGCCAGGGACATGCGCTAACAGCACGCAGTAGCCACAGGCTTCCGCATGGTCGACAGGCATCGTGTGCGGCATATCGCCGTGATGCTCGTCCATCGACATCATGCTCATGTCATGATGCATGCCCGGCATGGCGCTCATGGGATCTTTCTGCAAGGAAACGGAGATAAGCGGCGCTACCACGATCAGCAGGATCGCAAACAGCGCGGTCAATGCCGCTGCGTGTTTCCGGTTAGGCTGATGCAGTACGTTATCCACTTCCCCTCCATTCAAGAGGCAAGCATTGTAAATGATTTATGACAAAAGGGTTAACGTGAGAAATGCGCAGGGATAAAAAAAGGCCAGCCTTTCGGCCAGCCCTTTCTAACAGGATGTCGCTTAAGCGAATCTTAGTTCAGACGCTCCTAATAACACCCTTTCAAAAACATACACTTACCATAAAAAACAACTAGTTAAGTTAATTTTTAATGCAGCGAATTGTAGTGTTATGCAACCTTTGCCGCCATTTTATCGCCAACATACAGAGAAAGAGGATTGAGAGAGACTGCTTGCTCTAAATGGTCAGGAGCAAAGTGCGCGTATCTCATTGTTTCGCGAATGTTGGAATGCCCTAGGATTTTTTGCAGTACCAGTATGTTTCCGCCGTTCATCATAAAATGTGCACCAAAAGTATGTCGTAGAACGTGCGTCTTCTGTCCTTCCGTCAGTTCGATATTCGTGAGTTTGAGCATCTTTTTAAATTCCTGATAGCAGGGTTTAAACATTCTGCCCTGACGCTCAGCCAACTCGTCATACAACCATTTAGGAATGGGAACGGTGCGGTTCTTCTTGCCTTTTGTTTTTGTGAATGTCAGTTTGCAGGGAGAGAGTTGCGGCCGCGTCAACCTCTCGGCCTCCCCCCATCTTGCGCCGGTGGCAAGACAGACTTTGACAATCATCGTTAGATCCTCTTTGCCATATTGCTCGCAGGCTCGAAACAGCTCAGGGATTTGAGAAAGAGTTAGCCAGGACATTTCTTTCTCAGCTTCTTTGAATACGCGAACCCCTTCCAGTGGGTTGGGTAAACTCCACTCCCCTAACCGCCGCAGCTCATTAAACACAGCTATAAGATATTGCTGCTCACGATTCACGGTTATTGGTTTGGCGACCCATTTCGCCGGGTCTTTATGATATCCGTTGTCTATTTCACCACGGAGTCGGCGGTCTCGGTAATGAGCCCAATCTTTAGCGGTAAAGCGGGATGCAATAGGGTCGCCCAAGCCATTACAAACAATTTGTAGCTTTGCCAACCGCGACTTACTGGCGACCAAGGCCTGACCGTGTAGATTATGCCAAAGTTGAATAATCTCGCTTAAGCGCCGGCGGTCTTCTTTCTTGCCGAGCCACGGCTTATCTTCACTCTCATTTTTGGTAAATGCTTCGAATGCCTCGGCCTCACCTTTGGTATTGAATTGTCGACGTATACGCCGTCCTTCTCGACCGTTTGGATAGAGTTCACACAACCATTTTCCACTTTTTTGTTTAGTTACAGTCATTGCGACACCGAGGCTAAAAGAGAATTAATTACAAAGTTCTGTAGCGGCATCTATCAATGGTGAGATTGAAATTTTAACTCCTTCATAATCAGGGTTATCCTTCCAAACATCATCCAAGTTAGAACCTTCCATCTTTCCTGATTTAACGGCATCTCTTGCCATGCCATTCAGTGGATATCTATCATCAGTTTTGATGTCATAAACAAAAGCATAAGCACGGTTAACGCATGATATTTTTGCCTTTTCAAAGGTTAACGGCCAATCTTTGCCAAACTTAGCACCATCTAAATCTTGTGTTTTTTCAGCGGATGAAGCACCAAAAGAAATGGTCAGAAGCAGAGCTAAAAAAAGTTTACGTTTCATAGATTCCCTTAAACGTGTTTTTCCAATGTGAGAACTACAGACCCGGCAGGCTTGATGTCTGAAATATTGCATTCAAACTCAGCAGACTTATTAGACAACCTGACTTTTCCTCCGGGAAGACGAATTACATCAAAAACATCAAGAGCGCCGTCAATATCAATTAACCAGCGACCGTTACTTATATTCGAAGCAGAACGGTCGACCAGCCAAGAGGCACCAACACCTTCGACAAAAATCAACTCCTCGGAATCAGAAGGTATCATCGAAGGGTCTGGATGCCATGCGCCAGCGTCCTTAAGCTCACCAGATTCAAGGCGAGATTTTTTTATCGTTGAAATGTCCGAAAAACTAGCCTCCTTACTTTCTCGCATCTTTCCCTTTCCGGTCGCTAACCATTCCAGCGATACGCCGGTATCAAGCGCACAAGTAACAACCACGTCACCTGGGAAGAAATCTCGTCTGACCCAGGTACTAATAGTGCCTGAGGATATATCCAACAAATCCCCAAGCTCCTTTTGCATTGTAAAACCATATGCATCAAGGATGCGTCTTAAAACAGGTTTTCCACCACTCGCTAAAATCTCGTCATAAAGTGCCTTGCCTTTCAGCGGCGAAGAATCTTGCAAATTCAAATTGGCAATTTGACCAGTCAGCAGCCAGTTTAAATCGGCCCCAGTATCTAATGAGCACTGAATGATAGCTTTACCGGGAAAGCTATTTCGTTGAACCCAAGTGCTGACGCTGTTTGACGGGACGCCAAGCACTTCCGCCAAAGCCTTTTGCGTGCTGACACCATACGCCGAACTTATCCGCTCAATCACATCTTGCGTATTCAAATCTTCATCATTCATTCATTTGTCACTCAAAATCGATTTACAGGAACTCATTTTCGATTTAAAGTGGCGTTCATCGACCAAGATGCACACCACTGCACTACATTTCAAACAACAGGAGATAATGCGATATGTCAGATGCAAAATCAATCTCGACGCACGACTCGCAAAACTCACAAAATCAAACTGTGCTGTTAGACCCGACTCAGTTTGACGCCATCGTTACAGCAATGCTGCCAGCCCTGCAGACAATGATTCGCTCTGCTATGTCAGACACCATGACAGTGAAAGACTTTGCCGCCACCCGCGGCGTTAGCGAGCGTCTGGTCTGGAAATGGCTTGATGAGGGCATTCTTCTTAAAGCTCCGACCAAAGACTTTTCCAACAAAGAGGAAGCCGGTAAACGAAGCCGCACCCTCGTAAACGTAAAAGCATGGCGCGACAAACTGACTCAACAAGCGATTGATTGTCGCTACATCGACCAGCGCACCGCTCTTAACTGAATTTGATTATGCAAGTTAGAGGGAACTTAACCATGTTTGATTTTCAGATTTCCAAACATCCCCACTATGACGATGCGTGTCGTGCTTTCGCTCAACGTCACAACATGGCGAAGCTGGCCGAGCGTGCGGGAATGAACGTTCAGACGTTACGCAACAAACTCAACCCGGAACAGCCTCACCAGCTCACCCCGCCTGAGTTATGGCTGCTGACTGACCTGACCGAAGACTCAGCCTTAGTTGATGGTTTTCTGGCGCAGATTCATTGCCTGCCATGTGTACCGGTCAATGAACTGGCGAAAGACAAGCTGCAGTCTTACGTCATGCGTGCTATGCGTGAACTGGGAGAACTAGCGAGCGGCGCGGTCTCTGATGAGCGACTGACCTCTGCCCGTAAGCACACCATGATTGAAAGCGTTAACTCTGGTATTCGCATGTTGTCTTTGTCGGCGCTGGCGCTGCATGCGCGTTTGCAGACCAATCCAGCAATGACGAGTGTTGTCGATACCATGAGCGGTATTGGCGCGTCATTCGGTCTAATTTGAGGTGCTCATGCTGAAAAATGAACCGTCATTCGCGTCTCTGCTTGTTAAGCAAAGCCCCGGCATGCACTGCGGCCACGGCTGGATTATTGGTAAGGACGGCAAGCGCTGGCACCCGAGCCGCTCACAGGCTGATTTACTGGCTGGACTGTCCACCCAAAAACAGGGGGAATCATGGCTATCGAAGCTATTTCTGCGAATGTTCCGCTAAAGGCTGGTGCGCGTCTGGCTGGTCTCAACCACGTAGCTGAATTACGTGCGAGATATTGGGGTGATAGCTGGAAAGAGGTTGAGCGATTTGTCGATGATATGCGCGATAAACGCGATCCACAATTTGAAGAAAATACTCGGGCGCTGGCCGCTATTTTCTTTCTGGCAAAAATACCGGCGGCTCGTCATGAGCTCGAATTAAGTGAGCTGACTACTGACGAGAAAAAAGCATTGATTACAGCGATGAATCATTTTCGTGCAGTGGTGAGCTTATTTCCAAAACGGCTAACCATGCCGAATTAATCCAAACAGAAATTTAATGGCGTAAACCCGCCGGGCTTCTTATTGCCCGAAATCAGGAGAGTCAATTATGCGTAATACCGAAACCCGCAGCTTTCACACCGATAGCGATGCACTGGCCGTACTGCTGACCGATGCCAAAAAAGAAGAGCGTAAAGACCGAGCTCTGGCCGTTTCCATGCGTCTTGAGGCGCTGGCTATCCATATCACCAAAGAGGGAATGAGCGGCACCGAAGCTGCAGAACTGCTGCGCCGTGAAGCCACTCGTTTTGAGAACGAATCACAGGAGCTGCATTAATGGCTGACGCAATGGATTTAGCACAACAGCGTGAGCAGGAAGACCGCGAGCGCCATATCAACACCGCACGCAGCCGCATCGCTGCGCCCTCTCGTTTCCTCTGCGAAGAATGCGACGCACCAATCCCGGAAGCACGTCGCGCTGCAATTCCGGGTGTGGCCTTTTGCGTGACCTGTCAGCAAATAGCAGAGCTCAAATCAAAACATTACAGAGGTGTTTAAATGGGTATTCGTATCGAAGTTGGCGACAAGTGGGTTATTACCAGCGACCAATATCAATTCATCCTGAATGAAAAGAAAGTCGCTCAATCAGGGAAGAAAGCTGGCGAGGAATGGTTAGACACCATCGGCTATTACCCGAAGGTTAACCAGCTTATTTCCGGTCTGATTCATCATCATATACAAAACTCGGAAATTAAATCGCTCACAGGCATGGCTGATGAAATTGAACGCATCGGCCACTTGTGCATTTCAGCATTTGAGGGAAAAGCGTGACTGCTTATTACAACGAGTTTGACCCATTTGCAGCGCAATGGCTGCGTAATCTGATTGATGCCGGGTTAATTGCCCCGGGCGTAGTTGATGAAAGGAGCATAACGGATGTTACACCGGGAGACCTCAAGGGCTTTACCCAATGTCATTTCTTTGCAGGAATCGGCGGCTGGTCATATGCTTTGCGACTCGCAGGTGTCCCCGACACCGCCATCGTGTGGACTGGTAGCCCACCATGTCAGCCCTTCAGTGACGCAGGTAAGAAGCTCGGAAAAAGCGACGAACGCCATCTTGCCCCAACATTCATGCGTCTTATCGCTGAGTGCAGTCCTCCAGTCCTCTTTGGTGAACAAGTTGCGGCAGCGATTGGAAAACACTGGCTCGATGATTTATTCGATGAGCTGGAAAGAGAAAAATACGCCTGCGGGGCGGCAGTATTGCCAGCGGCAAGCGTCGGTGCTCCG is a window of Enterobacter cloacae complex sp. ECNIH7 DNA encoding:
- a CDS encoding DUF5347 domain-containing protein, which encodes MAIEAISANVPLKAGARLAGLNHVAELRARYWGDSWKEVERFVDDMRDKRDPQFEENTRALAAIFFLAKIPAARHELELSELTTDEKKALITAMNHFRAVVSLFPKRLTMPN
- a CDS encoding DNA cytosine methyltransferase; the encoded protein is MTAYYNEFDPFAAQWLRNLIDAGLIAPGVVDERSITDVTPGDLKGFTQCHFFAGIGGWSYALRLAGVPDTAIVWTGSPPCQPFSDAGKKLGKSDERHLAPTFMRLIAECSPPVLFGEQVAAAIGKHWLDDLFDELEREKYACGAAVLPAASVGAPHERKRLFFGASRCVVHADNKCELSAANISRDGDSNGASPASYRVANSDNSGQPSGKGGGENNWDIKGNHAGRCGSFGNSAGSFWSNAEWISCTDGKARQIEPGSFPVANGIPARVGRLRGYGNAIVPQVAAEFIGAFLDSCGKSS
- a CDS encoding TraR/DksA family transcriptional regulator, with the protein product MADAMDLAQQREQEDRERHINTARSRIAAPSRFLCEECDAPIPEARRAAIPGVAFCVTCQQIAELKSKHYRGV
- a CDS encoding DUF2732 domain-containing protein; its protein translation is MRNTETRSFHTDSDALAVLLTDAKKEERKDRALAVSMRLEALAIHITKEGMSGTEAAELLRREATRFENESQELH
- a CDS encoding phage filamentation protein Fil family protein, with the protein product MLKNEPSFASLLVKQSPGMHCGHGWIIGKDGKRWHPSRSQADLLAGLSTQKQGESWLSKLFLRMFR
- a CDS encoding DUF5405 family protein, which translates into the protein MGIRIEVGDKWVITSDQYQFILNEKKVAQSGKKAGEEWLDTIGYYPKVNQLISGLIHHHIQNSEIKSLTGMADEIERIGHLCISAFEGKA